The Sphingomonas aliaeris genome segment ATAAGATTAGGAGATGGGTCGTGCAGCAATTTATCCCTGATAAATCAGGCGTTGGCATCGCTCGCGGCATCGTGGCCGCCGGGCTGATCTCCACTGTGATGTGGGCCGGCTTCGTCATCGTGCCGCTGATCGTTTTTTAAAAATCCGATTCGTTGATCCGCAGCCAGCGGCGAAACCGCCTCTGTCTGGTTCGGAATAGCGGCATTAGATGACAGGAATAAGAAAGCCGCCGATCCTGCGATCGGCGGCTTCTTCTATTTCAGACCGTGATCGGGCTGGATCTTATTCCGGCGCCTTCGGCTTGCGGCCCGGACGCTTCGGCGCGGCGGCCGGCGTGCTGCCGCCCTCGGCCTTCGCCTTGCGGCCCTTCGATCCCAGGCCGATGCGCAACGCCATGTCGCGACGCGCCGCCGAATAGTTTTCCGACACCATCGGATAGTCCGACCGCAGGCCATAGCGTTCGCGATACTGGTCCGGCGTCAGGCCGTTGGTCGTCAGGTGGCGGCGCAGCGCCTTGTAGGGCTTGCCGTCGATCATCGACAGGATGTGATCCTTCGACGCGAGCGAGCGGCGGACCGAGACGGCGGGGACATATTCCTCACTGGCGGCGGGGGTGCCGGCCTGTTCGGTTCCGGTCGAATTGCCGAGTTCGCTGACCGTCGCATGCATCGCCCGCAGGAAGTTGGGCACTTCGTCCGACGATGCGCGGTTGTTCGGGTTTCCGAGCCAGGCGATCGTCAGTTCGGTCGCCAATTCCACGGCGTTCCAGGGTGCTTCGTCGGACATGTAGCTCTACCTTCATTTTACAAAAACTGAACGTCGACCCCCGACGAGCCTCACATAGTGGATTAATTCGAAATCGTATAGTTCATTACGTACAAAAAATACGCCAAATTCGATAGCGATATTCGGAATTCGGTATAAACGACGCGCCGGTTCGTATCCCGACAATACGATCCCATGTATCTGCCGCTCTTCCTGGCAACAGATCAGGGCCATCGTCCCCCCGGTCGGGTCCGCAAGCCACCCGCTATTGGACTGAACGACATCCCTTGCACCGCCCCAAGTCATCGGCGGGAATTGTTCGCGTCTCCTGTTGATAAGCAAAACGTTTGCGCAGATCGGACGGCCGTTTTGCGCGCGTCCTTCCGCCCGCGCCGCATCGCGCTATATCGGTATCGTTCTTCCCAACTTTGCGAGATCAGCCTTGACCTTACCCACGCGTCAGATCGGCCCCTTTTCCGTGTCCGCGATTGGCCTCGGCTGCATGAACCTCAACCACGCCTATGGCACGCCGCCGGGGGAGGAGGAGGGCGCCCGCCTGCTCAATCGCGCGCTCGATCTCGGCTGCACGTTCCTCGACACCGCGGCGCTGTACGGGATGGGCGCGAACGAACGGCTGCTCGGCAAGGCGGTGATGCACCGGCGCGCCGAATTCACGCTGGCGAGCAAATGCGTGCTCGACGCGGTCGATGGACAGCGCGTGCTGGACGGTCGCCCGGAATCGATCGCGCGCACGCTGGATGCGGCGCTGCTGCGGCTCGGCACGGATCATATCGACCTCTATTATCTCCACCGCCTCGACCGGAAAGTGCCGATCGAGGAGTCGGTCGGCGCGCTCGCGCGTGCGAAGGAAGCGGGAAAGATCCGCGCGCTGGGCCTCAGCGAAATGTCCGCCGACACGCTGCGCCGCGCGCACGCCGTGCATCCCATCACCGCGATGCAGACCGAATATTCGCCCTGGGTGCGCAATCCGGAAGTCGCGGTGCTCGACGCTTGCCGTGATCTGGGCGTCGGCTTCGTCGCTTTCTCCCCCGTCGCGCGCGGGTTCCTCGCGGGCGCGATCAACGGGCCGAATTATGCCAAGGGCGACGTCCGCGCGACGATGCCGCGCTTCGTCGAACCCGCGCTGTCGTACAATCTCGCGCTCGCCAGGCGGTTCGATGCGCTCGCCGCAAGCGCCGGCTGCACCCCGGCGCAATTGTCACTCGGCTGGGTGCTGTCGCGCGGTGCGAATATCGTGCCGATCCCCGGCACCGGCAATATCGCGCATCTGGAGGAGAATATGGCCGCCGCCACGATGACGTTCGATCCCGCCACTCTGGCCGACGTCGATGCGATCTTCGCGTCCGGCGCGGTCTCCGGCAACCGCTATCCCCCAGCGATGCAGGCGCAGATCGACACGGAACTGCTCCCGGACGAAGTGATCTAGGATCGGTCGACATTCAACTGCGGAAGGCAGTTGCGCCTCCACACCACCCCGGCGGAGGCCGGGGCCCAGTTAGGAAAGCTGCCGTATTGAGGGGCTGTAGCTCGTTACATACTTCCCGCGACTGGGCTCCGGCCTTCGCCGGAGGGGCACGCGTGAATCTCGATACGCCCTAGCGCGGTCTAGTCGCGCTCGTCGGTAAACCCTTCCAGCGCGTCCATCCGCACGTTCCAGAACCCGCCTTGTCGCGTCATCCACCCGGCGAGCGGCACCAGCCCTTCCGGCCGCGCGGTGAAATGCGTCTCGCGCCCGGCCCGCCGCGCCACGACCAATCCCGCCTTGGTCAGGATCGCCAGGTGGCGCGATACCATCGGCTGCGACACGCCCGCCGTCACGGTCAGCGCGCGAACGTTGCGCTCGCCGTCGCGAGTCAGCGTTTCGAACAGCGTACGCCGCGTCGGATCGCCGAGCGCGTGGAAGATCGTCGTCGTGGGCGGCAGCATCGCATAACCTTGAAGTACTGGCTTTCAGCTAGCCAGGCCTCCCGGGCCGGTCAACTCCGCCCAAACGGACATGCGCCATCCCCACGCCGGGGTCGACCGCCCCGGCGCAGGTGGCACGCCGTCCGGGTCAGGCGTAGCGGACCGTCGTCCGCCGCCGGCGCCGCATCGCACCGCCGACCAGCCCGAACCCGCCGATCATCATCGCCCAGCTTGCCGGCTCCGGCACCGCCGACGTCGCAAAGCCCAGCGCCGCCGCTTCCGTTGCGCTCAGCTTGAACGAATAGAGGAAGGTCGGGATCAGCGACGTGCCGGCGGGGCAGGGCGTGCCGAGCGCCGGGGTGAAGGACACCGCATTCGCCTCCGG includes the following:
- a CDS encoding MucR family transcriptional regulator, whose product is MSDEAPWNAVELATELTIAWLGNPNNRASSDEVPNFLRAMHATVSELGNSTGTEQAGTPAASEEYVPAVSVRRSLASKDHILSMIDGKPYKALRRHLTTNGLTPDQYRERYGLRSDYPMVSENYSAARRDMALRIGLGSKGRKAKAEGGSTPAAAPKRPGRKPKAPE
- a CDS encoding aldo/keto reductase yields the protein MTLPTRQIGPFSVSAIGLGCMNLNHAYGTPPGEEEGARLLNRALDLGCTFLDTAALYGMGANERLLGKAVMHRRAEFTLASKCVLDAVDGQRVLDGRPESIARTLDAALLRLGTDHIDLYYLHRLDRKVPIEESVGALARAKEAGKIRALGLSEMSADTLRRAHAVHPITAMQTEYSPWVRNPEVAVLDACRDLGVGFVAFSPVARGFLAGAINGPNYAKGDVRATMPRFVEPALSYNLALARRFDALAASAGCTPAQLSLGWVLSRGANIVPIPGTGNIAHLEENMAAATMTFDPATLADVDAIFASGAVSGNRYPPAMQAQIDTELLPDEVI
- a CDS encoding ArsR/SmtB family transcription factor, with the translated sequence MLPPTTTIFHALGDPTRRTLFETLTRDGERNVRALTVTAGVSQPMVSRHLAILTKAGLVVARRAGRETHFTARPEGLVPLAGWMTRQGGFWNVRMDALEGFTDERD